From a single Nicotiana tomentosiformis chromosome 2, ASM39032v3, whole genome shotgun sequence genomic region:
- the LOC104086951 gene encoding uncharacterized protein, whose product MEDWEDVPVPDLLKKEQPGSKWDDEDADDNDVKESWEDEEEPVPAPKPEPPAEKAPKKSAAKASEKKGKEAEIHTKEEPLDPVAEKLRQQRLVEEADYKSTAELFATKGGDDKTIDNFIPKSENDFLEYAELISHKLRPYEKSYHYIGLLKSVMRLSMTALKGADAKEIASSVTAIANEKIKAEKEANASKKKGAKKKQIHVDKADDEAVVNAYDGYDDYDFM is encoded by the exons ATGGAGGATTGGG AGGATGTTCCAGTTCCGGATCTTCTTAAGAAGGAGCAACCAGGGAGTAAATgggatgatgaagatgcagatgATAATGATGTAAAAGAATCTTGGGAAGATGAAGAGGAGCCTGTTCCG GCACCTAAACCAGAACCTCCTGCTGAGAAGGCACCCAAGAAGTCTGCTGCAAAAGCTAGTGAAAAGAAAGGCAAGGAAGCTGAAATTCATACCAAGGAAGAGCCTCTAGATCCAGTAGCAGAGAAACTTCGCCAGCAAAG GCTTGTGGAAGAAGCCGATTATAAGTCCACAGCTGAATTGTTCGCCACGAAAGGTGGTGATGACAAGACCATTGACAATTTCATCCCCAaaagtgagaatgatttcttggAATATGCTGAGTTGATTTCTCATAAGCTGCGACCATATGAG AAAAGCTACCATTATATTGGGTTGCTCAAGTCTGTTATGAGATTGTCAATGACTGCGTTGAAAGGTGCAGATGCTAAAGAAATTGCCTCTTCTGTTACTGCAATTGCAAATGAGAAGATTAAAGCAGAAAAGGAAGCCAATGCAAGTAAAAAGAAAG GTGCAAAGAAGAAGCAGATACATGTTGATAAGGCAGATGATGAAGCTGTGGTAAATGCATATGATGGTTATGATGATTATGATTTCATGTGA